Proteins encoded by one window of Lutibacter sp. A64:
- a CDS encoding DUF4369 domain-containing protein → MKKINTTLIKCLILVCSCSYILVACKKEHLQKKEAVAIKNAYTINGTLKNFHPREVYLNKIIENSIYVIDSSKVVNNTFSFKVFVEHPERFAISFKQYSSTVILIVENTDISITIDAENFENTQIEGSKLNSELKNYQSKSKNIFKKITYLFPQFQKYRLENNANQLAKINAKMKEIEQEYIDFSYNYIEQNNNSYIAAMILRDQLKNTEIDTLKIINSYNKLTDSIKKSPDAHIIALTLNLH, encoded by the coding sequence ATGAAAAAAATTAATACAACTCTAATAAAATGCTTAATTTTAGTTTGTAGTTGTTCTTATATTTTAGTTGCTTGTAAAAAAGAACATCTTCAAAAAAAAGAAGCTGTTGCTATAAAAAACGCCTATACAATTAATGGTACTTTAAAGAACTTTCATCCACGAGAAGTTTATTTAAACAAAATAATTGAAAATTCTATATATGTAATTGATTCTTCAAAAGTTGTAAACAATACATTTTCTTTTAAAGTTTTTGTAGAACACCCAGAGCGTTTTGCTATTAGTTTTAAGCAATATTCTTCAACAGTAATATTAATAGTAGAAAATACAGATATATCTATAACAATTGATGCTGAAAATTTTGAAAACACTCAAATAGAAGGTTCGAAATTAAATTCAGAACTTAAAAATTATCAATCTAAATCTAAAAATATATTTAAAAAAATAACCTATCTATTTCCTCAGTTTCAAAAATATAGATTGGAAAATAATGCAAATCAATTGGCTAAAATCAATGCTAAAATGAAAGAAATTGAACAAGAATATATAGATTTTAGCTACAATTATATTGAACAAAATAACAACTCTTATATTGCTGCAATGATTTTAAGAGATCAATTAAAAAATACCGAAATTGACACTCTAAAAATTATAAATTCGTACAATAAATTAACCGACAGCATTAAAAAATCACCTGATGCACATATAATTGCACTAACTTTAAACTTACATTAA
- the pepE gene encoding dipeptidase PepE produces the protein MKKLLIASTSTVHGKKYLEYILPELSEFFKGVSEILFIPYARPGGISHDAYTEIASAAFEKINIRVRGIHEFTNPFEAINSAKGVFTGGGNTFLLLKQLYDTKVISSLKNVVENGTPYFGTSAGSNITGLTIQNTNDMPIIYPPSFKSFGFINFNINPHYLDPDPNSTHMGETRETRINEFHTLNKIPVLGLREGSWIHVNGSKAVLKGPLFARLFQQGKQPIELPPNSDLNFLM, from the coding sequence ATGAAAAAATTACTAATAGCAAGTACTTCTACAGTACATGGTAAAAAATATTTAGAATATATTTTACCTGAATTGTCTGAATTTTTTAAAGGTGTTAGCGAAATTTTATTTATTCCGTATGCAAGACCTGGAGGAATTTCACACGATGCTTATACTGAAATTGCAAGTGCTGCTTTTGAAAAAATTAATATAAGAGTTAGAGGTATTCACGAATTTACAAACCCGTTTGAAGCAATTAATAGTGCTAAAGGAGTTTTTACCGGAGGAGGAAATACGTTTTTATTGCTAAAACAATTGTATGATACTAAAGTGATTTCGAGTTTAAAAAATGTTGTAGAAAATGGTACACCTTATTTTGGAACTAGTGCAGGAAGTAATATTACTGGTTTAACCATTCAAAACACCAATGATATGCCAATAATTTACCCACCAAGTTTTAAATCTTTTGGTTTTATTAATTTTAATATTAACCCTCATTATTTAGATCCTGATCCAAACTCAACACATATGGGAGAAACTAGAGAAACACGTATTAATGAGTTTCATACCTTAAATAAAATACCTGTTTTAGGTTTAAGAGAGGGGAGTTGGATTCATGTAAATGGAAGTAAAGCTGTTTTAAAAGGACCGTTATTTGCGCGTTTGTTTCAGCAAGGAAAACAACCTATAGAGTTGCCTCCAAACTCAGATTTAAATTTTTTAATGTAA
- a CDS encoding carboxypeptidase-like regulatory domain-containing protein — MKLKIKKHHLICFFVVFQHINTNAQIKYITFSGTVFDTTETLADVHIVNLNNKIGTISSATGTFSITASVGDVLLISSIQYEPLKIKITEEHALTKNLSILLEPNINKLDEVFLNGLTGDLSFDLANKPKETLPKHSFSFDRSQVNKLGADYASDFSKAPDARKLTDPTAAGAGVGTGFSLPDRRLEVEKKLKRELKEDLKFPDKLKRKLGTSFFVNDLKIPEDKIYNFINYCEHRDLVKKFNENKMFQIIKILQEQSILYNEIQK; from the coding sequence ATGAAATTAAAAATTAAAAAACATCATTTAATTTGTTTTTTTGTTGTGTTTCAACACATAAACACAAATGCTCAAATTAAATATATTACATTTTCTGGAACTGTTTTTGACACAACAGAAACATTAGCAGACGTACATATTGTTAATTTAAACAACAAAATAGGAACAATTAGTAGCGCCACCGGAACTTTTAGTATTACAGCTTCAGTAGGTGATGTTTTATTAATTTCTTCGATTCAATATGAACCTTTAAAAATTAAAATAACCGAAGAACATGCACTCACCAAAAATCTAAGTATTTTATTAGAACCAAATATAAATAAGCTAGATGAAGTTTTTTTAAACGGTTTAACAGGCGATTTAAGTTTTGATTTAGCAAATAAGCCAAAAGAAACACTGCCTAAACATTCATTTTCTTTTGATAGAAGTCAGGTTAATAAATTAGGAGCAGATTATGCTAGCGATTTTTCAAAAGCTCCTGATGCAAGAAAATTAACAGACCCTACAGCTGCGGGCGCCGGTGTTGGTACTGGTTTTTCGTTACCTGACAGAAGACTTGAAGTAGAAAAAAAATTAAAAAGAGAACTAAAAGAAGATCTTAAATTTCCTGATAAACTAAAAAGAAAATTAGGAACATCATTTTTTGTAAACGATTTAAAGATTCCTGAAGATAAAATTTATAACTTTATTAATTATTGTGAGCATAGAGATCTCGTTAAAAAATTCAACGAAAATAAAATGTTTCAAATCATAAAAATTTTACAAGAACAAAGCATCCTATATAATGAAATTCAAAAATAA
- a CDS encoding carboxypeptidase-like regulatory domain-containing protein, with protein MKFKNKLTALLLFLLCTSTQLFAQKSLVVIEGIVKSDSTFLESINVLNRTQQLGSASNAKGEFTLHAKLGDSILFSSINYKNRVIKISEKHINEKKILVYLEQNFNELDEVLLNQKIRLNFGNIDVQKGMILNTTENSKKKGPDLRRMTDPTYGNTGVDFISILSLITKGIRSKNKARKASELENQRLLEEFPTKLYTLYKADFFIDELKIPDHKIYLFLEYCQENGLSNHINSTEFQIKNFLIVQSRKFNKINE; from the coding sequence ATGAAATTCAAAAATAAACTTACAGCATTATTACTATTTCTTTTATGTACAAGTACACAATTATTTGCTCAAAAATCACTTGTAGTAATTGAAGGTATTGTAAAATCTGACTCTACATTTTTAGAGAGTATAAATGTTTTAAACCGCACCCAACAACTTGGCTCTGCCAGTAATGCTAAAGGAGAGTTTACATTACATGCAAAACTTGGAGATTCTATTTTATTTTCTTCTATAAATTATAAAAATAGGGTTATTAAAATTTCAGAAAAACATATTAACGAAAAAAAAATACTTGTTTACTTAGAACAAAATTTTAATGAATTAGATGAAGTTTTATTAAATCAAAAAATAAGATTAAATTTTGGAAACATTGATGTTCAAAAAGGAATGATTTTAAATACCACAGAAAACAGTAAGAAAAAAGGACCGGATTTACGTAGAATGACAGATCCTACTTATGGAAATACTGGCGTTGACTTTATTTCAATTTTAAGTTTAATTACAAAAGGTATACGAAGTAAAAATAAAGCAAGAAAAGCTTCTGAATTAGAAAATCAACGTCTTTTAGAAGAATTTCCAACTAAATTATATACACTTTATAAAGCAGATTTTTTTATTGATGAATTAAAAATCCCAGATCATAAAATTTATTTATTTTTAGAATATTGCCAAGAAAATGGATTAAGCAATCACATAAACAGTACAGAATTTCAAATTAAAAACTTTTTAATAGTACAAAGTAGAAAGTTTAATAAAATAAATGAATAA
- a CDS encoding GNAT family N-acetyltransferase, which produces MLFETERLLIRTLKITDSDPFFDMMGNPNVMNPIPLEAMSKTESDLTLKKLIALKKNATKKIWSLIEKENSNFIGICGLLKNNEDEPEIAYRLREQYWGKGYGTETAKGLINFSFETLNFNIITADVNIINTKSVKILEKFFDKDHDFFNKRDNCTDRRYKLTKENWVKRQENNTNFNNI; this is translated from the coding sequence ATGCTTTTTGAAACAGAACGCTTGCTAATTAGAACATTAAAAATAACGGACTCAGACCCTTTTTTTGATATGATGGGAAATCCAAATGTTATGAATCCCATTCCTCTAGAAGCCATGTCTAAAACAGAAAGTGATCTTACTTTAAAAAAATTAATTGCCCTTAAAAAAAACGCTACAAAAAAAATATGGAGCTTAATTGAAAAAGAAAACTCTAATTTTATTGGTATTTGTGGATTATTAAAAAATAACGAAGACGAACCCGAAATTGCCTATCGTTTAAGAGAGCAATACTGGGGAAAAGGTTATGGTACAGAAACAGCAAAAGGTTTAATTAATTTTAGTTTCGAAACTTTAAATTTTAATATAATTACTGCAGACGTAAATATTATAAATACAAAATCTGTAAAAATTTTAGAAAAATTTTTTGATAAAGATCACGATTTTTTTAATAAACGAGACAATTGTACTGATAGAAGATATAAACTTACCAAAGAAAATTGGGTAAAAAGACAAGAAAATAATACTAACTTTAATAATATTTAA
- a CDS encoding DUF6702 family protein yields the protein MHKYYLSLCEIEYVEEKQSIQIIIGFFIDDIELTLNKDNNTSLKLATEDEAPNIDHYFKTYLNNNFKLAVNNNSVSYTYIGKEYDDDIVRFYLEITDIATLNSIDIYNTCLIRDFEDQQNIVKIYANKTQKTFYLNNKTLKALLKL from the coding sequence ATGCATAAATATTATTTAAGTTTATGTGAAATTGAATACGTAGAAGAGAAACAATCTATACAGATTATTATTGGCTTTTTTATTGATGATATTGAATTAACATTAAATAAAGATAATAACACAAGTCTTAAATTAGCTACAGAAGATGAAGCGCCAAATATTGACCACTATTTTAAAACGTATTTAAATAACAATTTTAAATTAGCAGTAAATAACAATTCGGTTTCTTATACATACATTGGAAAAGAGTATGATGATGATATTGTACGGTTTTATTTAGAAATTACAGATATTGCAACTTTAAATTCAATAGACATTTACAATACCTGTTTAATTAGAGATTTTGAAGATCAACAAAATATTGTTAAAATATACGCAAACAAAACTCAAAAAACATTCTATTTAAACAACAAAACACTTAAAGCTTTGTTAAAATTATAA
- a CDS encoding M1 family metallopeptidase, whose translation MKQFYLLLLSTVIISSTTFAQEIQQKNEQKGHYNISKFKQLNEELPTPNKQHTASGAPGYQYTQQQVDYNMDIVLDTENHRISGYQTITYHNNSKDYLDYLWVQLDQNVRAANSKTKDINGDRPRAAYTPSSFTKNFMGKPFDGGFKIEALKDAGGNDLNYTINNTMMRIDLSTALAPGNTFTFDIKWWYNINNYKEDRGRSGFEIFEDGNTAYAIAQFYPRLAVYNNVEGWQNLQFWGSSEFALEFGDFEVSITTPKNYILNATGELQNPKEVLSKTQYKRYVEAQTTYNNPIFIVTPEDALKASKEKSNKTKTWKFSAKNVRDFAFATSNKYIWDAMAVKLNNKTVMAYSLYPEEGKALWQEHSTRVVANTLEVYSKHTFDYPYPHASSINVEMGMEYPMISFNFGRGDKNGNFTERTKKGMIGVITHEIGHNFFPMIVNSDERQWTWMDEGINSFVEILAEYKYDSIMFPMTKYPKNIVGYMKGDQSRLAPIMTQGDNTFNFGANAYSKPAAGLFILRQTIMGPELFDHAFKTYATRWKFKHPTPADFFRSMEDASAMDLDWFWRGWFYTTGNNDIGIKEVKKYHITDKPTEQAIKRYARFGISKDDMPPSLYLVSEDSDEFTADLKNNKAEDFSTLSNYIDENFSSEEKATLKSPKYFYELKFEKPGDLVMPIIVEFEYEDATKERKQYPAQIWRKNDAEVTKVFPTSKAIKKITVDPDQQTADVDLSNNSWPKTTETKFEKFKKKQIKS comes from the coding sequence ATGAAACAATTTTACCTATTATTACTTTCTACCGTAATAATCTCTTCTACAACTTTTGCCCAAGAAATACAACAAAAAAATGAACAAAAAGGGCACTATAACATTAGTAAATTTAAACAATTAAATGAAGAATTACCAACACCAAACAAGCAACATACAGCTTCTGGTGCTCCTGGTTATCAATACACACAGCAACAGGTAGATTATAATATGGACATTGTTTTAGATACCGAAAATCATAGAATTTCTGGATATCAAACTATAACATACCACAATAATTCTAAAGATTATTTAGACTATTTATGGGTACAACTAGATCAAAATGTACGTGCAGCAAATTCAAAAACTAAAGATATAAATGGTGATCGTCCAAGAGCAGCATATACGCCTTCAAGTTTTACAAAAAACTTTATGGGAAAACCTTTTGATGGAGGTTTTAAAATTGAAGCCTTAAAAGATGCTGGTGGAAACGATTTAAATTATACAATTAACAATACAATGATGCGTATTGATTTATCAACAGCATTGGCTCCAGGTAACACTTTTACTTTTGATATTAAATGGTGGTATAACATCAATAATTATAAAGAAGATAGAGGAAGATCTGGTTTTGAAATATTTGAAGATGGCAATACCGCTTATGCAATTGCACAATTTTATCCTCGTTTAGCGGTTTACAACAATGTTGAAGGATGGCAAAACCTACAATTTTGGGGATCTAGTGAATTTGCTTTAGAATTTGGTGATTTTGAAGTTTCAATAACTACTCCTAAAAATTATATATTAAATGCAACTGGAGAATTACAAAACCCAAAAGAAGTTCTATCTAAAACTCAATATAAAAGATACGTAGAAGCACAAACCACCTATAATAACCCAATATTTATTGTTACCCCAGAAGATGCTTTAAAAGCTTCAAAAGAAAAAAGCAACAAAACAAAAACGTGGAAATTTAGTGCCAAAAATGTTCGTGACTTTGCATTTGCAACTTCAAATAAATACATATGGGATGCTATGGCCGTTAAATTAAACAACAAAACTGTAATGGCATACTCTTTATACCCAGAAGAAGGAAAAGCACTTTGGCAAGAACATTCTACCAGAGTTGTTGCAAATACATTAGAGGTTTATTCTAAACATACTTTTGATTATCCTTATCCGCATGCTTCATCTATAAATGTTGAAATGGGAATGGAATATCCAATGATCAGTTTTAATTTTGGTAGAGGCGATAAAAACGGAAACTTTACGGAAAGAACAAAAAAAGGAATGATTGGTGTTATTACACACGAAATCGGACATAATTTTTTCCCTATGATAGTGAATTCTGATGAACGTCAGTGGACTTGGATGGATGAAGGTATTAATTCTTTTGTTGAAATTTTAGCAGAATATAAATACGATTCTATTATGTTTCCTATGACAAAATATCCAAAAAATATTGTTGGTTATATGAAAGGAGATCAAAGTAGATTGGCTCCAATTATGACACAAGGAGATAATACTTTTAATTTTGGTGCGAACGCATATTCAAAACCAGCAGCAGGTCTTTTTATTTTACGCCAAACTATAATGGGACCAGAATTATTTGACCATGCTTTTAAAACATATGCAACCCGTTGGAAATTTAAACACCCTACTCCTGCTGACTTCTTTAGATCTATGGAAGATGCTTCGGCAATGGATTTAGATTGGTTTTGGAGAGGTTGGTTTTACACAACAGGTAATAACGACATTGGTATAAAAGAAGTAAAAAAATACCACATAACAGACAAACCAACAGAACAAGCAATAAAAAGATACGCTCGTTTTGGAATTAGTAAAGATGACATGCCACCATCATTATATTTAGTTTCTGAAGACAGTGACGAATTTACAGCTGATTTAAAAAATAATAAGGCCGAAGATTTTAGCACTTTAAGCAATTATATTGATGAAAACTTTTCTTCAGAAGAAAAAGCAACACTAAAATCTCCTAAATATTTTTATGAATTAAAATTTGAAAAACCAGGTGATTTGGTAATGCCAATTATTGTTGAATTTGAATATGAAGATGCAACCAAAGAACGCAAACAATATCCAGCGCAAATTTGGAGAAAAAACGATGCAGAAGTAACCAAAGTTTTCCCTACAAGTAAAGCTATTAAAAAAATTACTGTAGATCCAGATCAACAAACAGCTGATGTAGATTTAAGCAATAACAGTTGGCCTAAAACAACCGAAACTAAATTCGAAAAATTTAAAAAGAAACAAATTAAAAGTTAA
- a CDS encoding M1 family metallopeptidase, whose product MKKAFLLFLTILLISPVVLAQEIEKKEAQKGHYNISKFKQLNEELPTPNNQHTASGAPGYEYSQQKVDYKMDIVLDDENQRIYGEEIITYHNNSQDYLEYLWIQLDQNVRAADSKSPEIQSRGLNTLYTPSQFSKTFMEDKFDGGFKIDFVKNMDNSDASYLINQTMMRLNLEKPLAPGQTHTFKIKWWYNINNHVTQGGRSGFEHFPKDNNNSYVIAQFFPRLCVYNNVEGWQNDQFWGRSEFALEFGDYDVSITTPADHILGATGVLMNESEVLTKTQQNRLAKARTTFDNPVLIVTQEEATKAEKQKSKKTKTWRFFAENVRDYAFATSRKFIWDAMAVDINGRTVMAYSYYSKEANPLYGDHSTRATAQTLITYSRHTFDYPYHKAISVDGQMGMEYPQICFNPGRPNPDGTYNDRTKYRMIGVTIHEVGHNFFPMIVNSDERQWTWMDEGLNSFVQMLAMMDYEEGYPLNRGLPKNIVGYMKGDQSKLAPIMSKGDDVYQFGNNAYAKPATALWILRHTIMGPELFDHAFKTYATRWKFKHPTPADFFRTMEDASAMDLDWFWRGWFYTTGNTDIGIKEVKKYHITDKPTEQAIKRYERFGISKNDIPPSLYLVSEDSDEFTEDLKNNTAKDFSSLSTYIDENFSSEEKATLKSPKYFYEVKFEKPGDLVMPIIVEFEYEDGTKERKQYPAQIWRKNDAEVTKIFPTSKAIKKITIDPDEETADVDLSNNNWPKTTENKFDKFKKKQIKS is encoded by the coding sequence ATGAAAAAAGCATTTTTACTCTTTCTAACAATTTTACTAATTTCACCCGTTGTTTTAGCGCAAGAAATTGAAAAAAAAGAAGCACAAAAAGGACACTATAATATAAGTAAGTTTAAACAACTTAATGAAGAATTGCCAACACCAAACAACCAGCACACTGCGTCTGGAGCGCCCGGTTACGAATATTCTCAACAAAAAGTGGACTATAAAATGGACATTGTTTTAGATGATGAAAATCAGCGTATTTATGGCGAAGAAATAATTACTTACCACAATAACTCTCAAGATTATTTAGAATATTTATGGATTCAATTAGATCAAAATGTACGAGCTGCAGATTCTAAATCACCTGAAATTCAATCTCGTGGCTTAAATACATTATATACACCATCTCAATTTTCAAAAACTTTTATGGAAGACAAATTTGATGGTGGTTTTAAAATTGATTTTGTAAAAAACATGGACAATAGCGATGCTTCTTACCTTATCAACCAAACAATGATGCGTTTAAATTTAGAAAAACCGTTAGCTCCTGGTCAAACACATACGTTTAAAATAAAATGGTGGTATAATATTAACAATCACGTAACACAAGGTGGTAGATCTGGTTTTGAACATTTTCCTAAAGACAATAATAATAGCTACGTAATAGCACAGTTTTTTCCAAGATTGTGTGTTTATAACAATGTAGAAGGTTGGCAAAACGATCAATTTTGGGGGCGCAGTGAATTTGCTTTAGAATTTGGTGATTATGATGTCTCTATAACAACTCCAGCAGATCACATTCTTGGTGCTACAGGAGTTCTAATGAATGAAAGTGAGGTACTTACTAAAACACAACAAAATAGATTAGCAAAGGCACGAACAACTTTTGACAATCCTGTGTTAATTGTTACCCAAGAAGAAGCAACAAAAGCTGAAAAACAAAAATCTAAAAAAACAAAAACCTGGAGATTTTTCGCAGAAAATGTTAGAGATTATGCATTTGCAACTTCAAGAAAATTTATTTGGGATGCTATGGCGGTAGATATTAATGGTAGAACTGTAATGGCTTATTCTTATTATTCTAAAGAAGCAAATCCTTTATATGGAGACCATTCCACCAGAGCAACTGCACAAACTTTAATCACATATTCTAGACATACTTTTGATTACCCTTACCACAAAGCAATTTCTGTTGATGGACAAATGGGTATGGAATATCCTCAAATTTGTTTCAATCCAGGAAGACCAAATCCAGATGGAACCTATAACGACCGTACAAAATACAGAATGATTGGTGTTACAATTCACGAGGTAGGTCATAACTTTTTTCCAATGATTGTAAACTCAGACGAGCGTCAATGGACTTGGATGGATGAAGGTTTAAATTCTTTTGTACAAATGTTAGCTATGATGGATTATGAAGAAGGCTATCCATTAAACAGAGGTTTACCAAAAAACATTGTTGGTTATATGAAAGGTGATCAATCTAAATTAGCACCTATTATGTCTAAAGGAGATGATGTGTATCAATTTGGAAATAATGCCTATGCAAAACCTGCAACCGCGCTTTGGATTCTAAGACATACAATTATGGGGCCAGAATTATTTGACCATGCTTTTAAAACATACGCAACGCGTTGGAAATTTAAACACCCTACTCCTGCTGACTTTTTTAGAACTATGGAAGATGCTTCTGCAATGGATTTAGATTGGTTTTGGAGAGGTTGGTTTTATACCACCGGAAACACAGATATTGGAATAAAAGAAGTGAAAAAATACCATATAACAGATAAACCAACAGAACAAGCAATTAAAAGGTATGAACGTTTTGGTATTAGTAAAAACGATATTCCACCATCATTATATTTAGTTTCTGAAGACAGTGATGAGTTTACTGAAGATTTAAAAAATAATACTGCTAAAGATTTTAGTTCTTTAAGTACCTATATTGATGAAAACTTTTCTTCAGAAGAAAAAGCAACACTAAAATCTCCTAAATATTTTTATGAAGTAAAATTTGAAAAACCAGGAGATTTAGTTATGCCAATTATTGTTGAATTTGAATATGAAGATGGTACTAAAGAACGCAAACAATACCCAGCACAAATTTGGAGAAAAAACGATGCAGAAGTAACCAAAATTTTTCCAACAAGCAAAGCAATTAAAAAAATTACAATAGATCCAGATGAAGAAACTGCCGATGTTGATTTAAGCAACAACAATTGGCCAAAAACAACCGAAAATAAATTCGATAAATTCAAAAAAAAACAAATTAAAAGCTAA
- a CDS encoding cold-shock protein, with protein sequence MSKGTVKFFNETKGFGFITEEGSNKEHFVHISGLIDEIREGDEVEFDLQEGKKGLNAVNVKVI encoded by the coding sequence ATGAGTAAAGGAACAGTAAAATTCTTCAATGAAACTAAAGGTTTCGGATTTATTACAGAAGAAGGTTCAAACAAAGAACATTTTGTTCACATTTCTGGATTAATTGACGAGATTCGTGAAGGCGATGAAGTTGAATTTGATTTACAGGAAGGTAAAAAAGGATTAAACGCAGTAAATGTAAAAGTAATTTAA